From Bosea sp. NBC_00550, the proteins below share one genomic window:
- a CDS encoding DUF2189 domain-containing protein: protein MANVDGTVHDIVTLSQPRIKTITTMDLREALRRGWEDFMAQPSHLVFIAVIYPIAGILLAQLTVSYNIFPLLFPLLSGFALIGPFAAIGLYEVSRRREKGLDSSWSHALEVLRSPSIGQIILLGAILTGLFLAWLFSAWFLYRGILGLPADVSTTDFLRALFTTADGWIMIVIGNSLGLLFAILAFSISVISFPLIIDRHVDAPTAIRTSIAAVEANPRVMMYWGLMVTGLLVLGCLPVLVGLIVVMPVLGHATWHLYRKIVV from the coding sequence ATGGCTAATGTCGACGGCACCGTACATGACATCGTCACGCTCTCGCAGCCACGCATCAAGACCATCACCACGATGGACTTGCGCGAAGCGCTGCGACGCGGCTGGGAGGACTTCATGGCGCAGCCGAGCCATCTGGTCTTCATCGCGGTGATCTATCCCATTGCCGGCATCCTGCTGGCGCAGCTCACCGTGAGCTACAACATCTTCCCCCTGCTCTTCCCGCTGCTCAGCGGCTTTGCGCTGATCGGCCCGTTCGCCGCGATCGGGCTCTATGAGGTGAGCCGCCGCCGCGAGAAGGGCCTCGACTCTTCCTGGAGTCACGCACTCGAAGTGCTGCGCTCGCCCTCGATCGGACAGATCATCCTGCTGGGCGCAATCCTGACTGGGCTCTTCCTCGCCTGGCTATTCAGCGCCTGGTTCCTTTATCGCGGCATCCTCGGTCTGCCGGCCGATGTCTCGACCACTGATTTCCTGCGGGCCCTCTTCACCACGGCCGACGGCTGGATCATGATCGTCATCGGCAACTCGCTCGGGCTGCTCTTCGCGATCCTCGCCTTCTCGATCTCGGTGATATCCTTCCCGCTGATCATCGACCGGCATGTCGATGCGCCCACGGCGATCCGCACCTCGATCGCCGCCGTCGAGGCCAATCCGCGCGTGATGATGTATTGGGGGTTGATGGTGACCGGGTTGCTCGTGCTCGGCTGCCTGCCGGTGCTGGTCGGCCTGATCGTGGTGATGCCGGTGCTCGGCCACGCGACCTGGCATCTCTACCGCAAGATCGTGGTCTGA
- a CDS encoding DEAD/DEAH box helicase: MSFSLTSPPLARALADRNYSEPTPVQSAVLEENARGRDLLVSSQTGSGKTIAYGLAIGETLLGDAEKLGPAAEPLALIIAPTRELALQVQRELAWLYAQTGARVISCVGGMDPRREAMLLDEGAHIVVGTPGRLRDHIERRRLDVSALKAVVLDEADEMLDLGFRDDLEYILKTTPEGRRSLLFSATFPKAIVQLAQSYQRDALRIEVEATRRGHADISYKAVRVYPKEAELAVVNLLRFHNAPVALVFCNTRNAVRHLEAILLERGFTSVALSGELGQNERNAALQALRDGRARVCVATDVAARGIDLPGLDLVIHAELPNDSEVMQHRSGRTGRAGNKGTSVLLVPQSRRRKAERLLMEGKVEAEWIAPPTAEEIRVLDQERLLSDPLLSGDGSEDDAGMIEALMAGREARDIAAALVRLYRTRLPAAEEVGDPGFGRDERRPVRTNEDYAAKRRPFGRDEGEEGERPRKPAGPRGDTVWFRLDIGRKQGADPRQLLPMLCRRGRITRDEVGAIRIFDRETKVEIDADVADRFYESAKVPDRDRITIEPTTEAERRPAKSFGDKAERPAAPRKSWDGAEATGDAPQRPRYQPKDGGEREPRGEDRKPYRPEGRPQRDDARPRRDDGKPAGGGFKKPFAATGKPFAARPERTEGGRPAGGGKPFGKGKPRRG, from the coding sequence ATGTCCTTCTCCCTCACGAGCCCGCCGCTCGCGCGCGCGCTCGCCGATCGCAACTATTCCGAACCGACGCCGGTGCAGAGCGCTGTGCTGGAGGAGAACGCCCGCGGGCGCGATCTTCTGGTTTCCTCGCAGACAGGCTCCGGCAAGACCATCGCCTATGGCCTCGCCATCGGCGAGACGCTGCTGGGCGACGCCGAAAAGCTCGGCCCCGCCGCCGAGCCGCTGGCGCTGATCATCGCGCCGACGCGTGAGCTTGCGCTCCAGGTGCAGCGCGAACTCGCCTGGCTCTACGCCCAGACCGGGGCGCGGGTGATCTCCTGCGTCGGCGGCATGGACCCGCGCCGCGAGGCGATGCTGCTCGACGAGGGCGCCCATATCGTCGTCGGCACGCCCGGCCGCCTGCGCGACCATATCGAGCGGCGCCGCCTCGATGTCTCCGCGCTGAAGGCGGTCGTGCTCGACGAGGCCGACGAGATGCTCGATCTCGGCTTCCGCGACGATCTCGAATACATCCTGAAGACGACTCCCGAGGGGCGGCGCAGCCTGCTGTTCTCGGCGACCTTCCCTAAGGCCATCGTCCAGCTCGCCCAGAGCTATCAGCGCGATGCGCTGCGCATCGAGGTGGAAGCGACGCGGCGCGGCCATGCCGACATCTCCTACAAGGCCGTGCGCGTCTATCCCAAGGAGGCGGAACTCGCGGTCGTCAACCTGCTGCGCTTCCACAATGCGCCAGTGGCGCTCGTCTTCTGCAACACCCGCAACGCCGTGCGCCATCTCGAGGCGATCCTGCTGGAGCGCGGTTTCACCTCCGTCGCGCTCTCGGGCGAACTCGGCCAGAACGAACGCAACGCCGCGCTGCAGGCGCTGCGCGACGGCCGGGCGCGGGTCTGCGTCGCGACCGATGTCGCGGCGCGCGGCATCGACCTGCCGGGACTCGACCTCGTCATCCATGCCGAATTGCCGAACGATTCCGAGGTGATGCAACACCGTTCGGGCCGCACCGGCCGCGCCGGCAACAAGGGCACGAGCGTGCTGCTGGTGCCGCAGTCGCGCCGGCGCAAGGCCGAGCGCCTCCTGATGGAGGGCAAGGTCGAGGCCGAATGGATCGCCCCGCCGACGGCGGAGGAAATCCGCGTGCTCGACCAGGAGCGCCTGCTATCCGATCCGCTGCTCAGCGGCGACGGCTCCGAGGACGATGCCGGCATGATCGAGGCGCTGATGGCGGGCCGCGAGGCCCGTGACATCGCGGCGGCCCTGGTCCGTCTCTACCGTACCCGGCTGCCAGCGGCGGAAGAGGTCGGCGATCCCGGCTTCGGCCGTGACGAGCGCCGCCCGGTCCGCACGAACGAGGATTACGCTGCCAAGCGCCGTCCGTTCGGACGCGACGAGGGCGAGGAGGGCGAACGCCCGCGCAAGCCGGCCGGCCCGCGCGGCGACACCGTCTGGTTCCGGCTCGACATCGGCCGCAAGCAGGGCGCCGATCCGCGCCAGCTCCTGCCGATGCTGTGCCGCCGCGGCCGGATCACGCGCGACGAGGTCGGCGCCATCCGTATCTTCGACCGCGAGACCAAGGTCGAGATCGATGCCGACGTGGCCGACCGCTTCTACGAATCGGCGAAGGTGCCGGATCGGGACCGGATCACGATCGAGCCGACGACCGAGGCCGAGCGGCGGCCGGCCAAATCTTTTGGCGACAAGGCCGAGCGCCCGGCTGCGCCGCGCAAGAGCTGGGACGGTGCCGAGGCGACGGGCGATGCGCCGCAGCGCCCGCGCTATCAGCCCAAGGACGGCGGAGAGCGCGAGCCGCGCGGCGAGGACCGCAAGCCCTATCGCCCGGAAGGCAGGCCCCAGCGCGACGACGCTCGCCCGCGCCGGGATGATGGCAAGCCCGCCGGTGGCGGCTTCAAGAAGCCGTTCGCTGCGACGGGAAAGCCCTTCGCCGCCAGGCCGGAGCGTACTGAGGGCGGGCGCCCCGCCGGCGGCGGTAAGCCGTTCGGAAAGGGCAAGCCGCGCCGCGGCTGA
- the recN gene encoding DNA repair protein RecN, translated as MLAQLSIRDIVLIDRLDLGFREGLSVLTGETGAGKSILLDGFALALGGRGDGSLVRHGEAQGQVSAVFDLPLEHAARKLAQAQELDTDGDLILRRVQYADGRTRAFINDQPVSVQILRMVGAAIVEIHGQHDDRALTDPAQHRTILDGFGGLEKQAEAVATASETLKRARQALQAQRMRVEAARKEADFLRHAVEELGKLAPQPGEEDALAATRQSMMQAEKVARDLIDAHEAVGGQASPVAGLAAVLRRLERRAGQAPELIDPSLASLNTAIIALEEAGETLAAAMRAAEYDPREQERIEERLFALRAAGRKYDVPVDGLPVLAATMASDLAALDESESSLARLEAELNEAETAFLAHAQALSEARKAAAARLDEAVKAELPPLKLERARFITRIESDESARGPEGFDRVEFWVETNPGTRPGPMMKVASGGELSRFMLALKVVLAERGSAPTLVFDEIDTGVGGAVADAIGERLARLAGRVQVISVTHAPQVAAKAGQHFLIAKSAVDDAASRTVTRVTVLEDQARREEIARMLAGASITEEARAAAGRLLQAAGLRG; from the coding sequence ATGCTGGCGCAGCTCTCCATCCGCGATATCGTCCTGATCGACCGGCTCGATCTCGGCTTCCGTGAGGGCCTCAGCGTCCTCACGGGCGAGACGGGCGCCGGCAAATCGATCCTGCTCGACGGTTTCGCGCTGGCGCTCGGCGGGCGCGGCGACGGTTCGCTCGTGCGCCATGGCGAGGCGCAGGGACAGGTCAGCGCCGTCTTCGACCTGCCGCTCGAGCATGCCGCGCGCAAGCTGGCGCAGGCCCAGGAACTCGACACCGACGGCGATCTGATCCTGCGCCGCGTGCAATATGCCGATGGCCGTACGCGCGCCTTCATCAACGACCAGCCGGTTTCGGTACAGATCCTGCGGATGGTCGGCGCGGCGATCGTCGAGATCCACGGCCAGCATGACGACCGCGCCCTGACCGACCCGGCCCAGCACCGCACCATCCTCGACGGCTTCGGCGGGCTCGAGAAGCAGGCCGAGGCCGTCGCCACGGCCAGCGAGACGCTGAAGCGCGCGCGGCAGGCCCTGCAGGCGCAGCGGATGCGGGTCGAGGCGGCGCGCAAGGAAGCGGATTTCCTGCGCCACGCCGTCGAGGAACTCGGCAAGCTCGCGCCGCAGCCGGGCGAGGAGGATGCGCTCGCCGCAACCCGGCAATCGATGATGCAGGCGGAGAAGGTCGCGCGCGACCTGATCGATGCCCATGAAGCCGTCGGAGGGCAGGCGTCGCCGGTCGCGGGGCTGGCGGCCGTGCTGCGCCGGCTGGAGCGCCGGGCCGGGCAGGCGCCGGAACTGATCGATCCCTCGCTCGCCTCGCTCAACACCGCCATCATCGCGCTCGAGGAGGCGGGCGAGACGCTCGCTGCCGCGATGCGCGCCGCGGAGTACGATCCGCGTGAGCAGGAGCGCATCGAGGAGCGGCTCTTCGCGCTGCGGGCGGCGGGCCGCAAATACGACGTGCCGGTCGATGGGCTGCCCGTCCTTGCCGCCACGATGGCGAGCGATCTCGCCGCGCTCGACGAGAGCGAATCGTCGCTCGCGCGCCTCGAGGCCGAGCTGAACGAGGCGGAGACCGCTTTTCTCGCACACGCGCAGGCGCTGTCGGAGGCCCGCAAGGCGGCTGCGGCGCGGCTCGATGAGGCCGTGAAGGCCGAGCTGCCGCCGCTCAAGCTGGAGCGCGCCCGCTTCATCACCCGGATCGAAAGCGACGAGAGCGCGCGCGGCCCGGAGGGCTTCGACAGGGTCGAGTTCTGGGTCGAGACCAATCCGGGTACGCGGCCGGGGCCGATGATGAAGGTGGCGTCCGGCGGCGAGCTTTCGCGCTTCATGCTGGCGCTCAAGGTGGTGCTGGCCGAGCGCGGCTCCGCGCCGACGCTGGTCTTCGACGAGATCGATACGGGCGTCGGCGGCGCCGTCGCCGATGCGATCGGCGAGCGGCTGGCGCGGCTCGCGGGCCGCGTGCAGGTGATTTCGGTGACGCATGCCCCGCAGGTTGCCGCCAAGGCCGGGCAGCATTTCCTGATCGCCAAATCGGCGGTTGACGACGCGGCTTCCCGCACCGTGACGCGGGTCACGGTGCTGGAGGATCAGGCGCGGCGCGAGGAGATCGCGCGAATGCTCGCCGGCGCCTCGATCACCGAAGAGGCGCGGGCCGCGGCCGGGCGCCTGCTGCAGGCGGCGGGTCTGCGCGGCTGA
- a CDS encoding outer membrane protein assembly factor BamD produces MSVKRHSLPAIHRGSYPRKGIALALGAAMLLGGCDTLSSLNPFDKPEVYKPDLTPPEPADKLYNEGLARLQTGDSEGATKKFEGIDKAEPFSPYARKGLLMTAYTNFQASKWEEAITASKRFIAQNPASPDAAYAQYILAMSYYNQIPDTTRDQERTAQAIQAFEQLIANYPKSEYVLDAKEKLLVARDQLAGKEMNVGRYYLEKRNYTGAVNRFREIIIKYQTTRHVEEALMRLTEAYMAMGISNEAQTAAAVLGHNFPDSPWYKDAYKLLQSGGLEPREDRGSYISRAFQGFSRTVGGVFGFGGL; encoded by the coding sequence GTGAGCGTGAAGCGGCATAGCCTTCCGGCAATTCATCGTGGCTCCTATCCACGCAAGGGCATCGCCCTGGCGCTGGGCGCCGCCATGCTGCTCGGCGGCTGCGATACGCTGTCCTCGCTCAACCCGTTCGACAAGCCCGAGGTCTACAAGCCGGACCTCACCCCGCCCGAACCGGCCGACAAGCTCTATAACGAGGGCCTTGCGCGCCTGCAGACCGGCGACAGCGAAGGCGCGACCAAGAAGTTCGAAGGCATCGACAAGGCGGAGCCGTTCTCGCCCTACGCCCGCAAGGGCCTGCTGATGACGGCCTACACCAATTTCCAGGCTTCGAAGTGGGAGGAGGCGATCACCGCGTCCAAGCGCTTCATCGCACAGAACCCCGCCAGCCCCGACGCTGCCTATGCGCAGTACATCCTGGCGATGTCCTATTATAACCAGATCCCGGACACGACCCGTGATCAGGAGCGGACGGCTCAGGCGATCCAGGCCTTCGAGCAGCTGATCGCGAATTATCCGAAGTCGGAATACGTGCTGGACGCCAAGGAGAAGCTCCTGGTGGCGCGCGACCAGCTCGCCGGCAAGGAGATGAACGTCGGCCGCTACTATCTGGAGAAGCGCAACTACACCGGCGCGGTGAACCGCTTCCGCGAGATCATCATCAAGTACCAGACGACGCGGCATGTCGAGGAGGCGCTGATGCGCCTGACCGAGGCCTATATGGCGATGGGCATCTCCAACGAAGCCCAGACCGCCGCGGCCGTGCTCGGCCACAACTTCCCGGATAGCCCGTGGTACAAGGACGCCTACAAGCTGCTGCAAAGCGGCGGTCTGGAGCCGCGCGAGGATCGTGGCTCCTATATCAGCCGCGCCTTCCAGGGCTTCTCGCGCACGGTCGGTGGTGTTTTCGGGTTCGGCGGTCTCTGA
- the lpxC gene encoding UDP-3-O-acyl-N-acetylglucosamine deacetylase, translated as MNFDRQTTLRAAVTLAGIGVHSGAPASICLKPSSANSGVVFLRTGIEGMPPQLIHAKHTKVSATELCTVIGDRGPASVSTIEHLMSACAGLGLDNVLVEIDGPEMPIMDGSATAFVAAIEATGIVMLGAARRYLKVLQPVRIENGRAFAELMPAEQGFRLDVEIDFDTAVIGRQRKIFDLDAKAYASEISKARTFGFMRDVEQLWKAGFALGASLDNTVAIGEDKVINPEGLRYGDEFVRHKVLDAIGDLALAGYPIIGEFRSYCGGHRMNVRILEALFADRANFAIVESQPVFAAPRAVQMAASAPAAYAPDLH; from the coding sequence ATGAACTTCGATCGGCAGACGACCTTGCGCGCAGCCGTGACCCTCGCCGGGATCGGTGTCCATTCCGGGGCGCCCGCGAGCATCTGCCTGAAGCCTTCCAGCGCCAATTCGGGCGTCGTCTTCCTGCGGACGGGCATCGAGGGCATGCCGCCCCAGCTCATCCATGCCAAGCATACCAAGGTCAGCGCCACCGAGCTCTGCACCGTGATCGGCGATCGCGGCCCGGCTTCGGTTTCGACGATCGAGCATCTGATGTCGGCCTGTGCCGGTCTCGGCCTCGACAACGTTCTCGTCGAGATCGACGGGCCGGAAATGCCGATCATGGACGGCAGCGCCACCGCGTTCGTCGCGGCGATCGAGGCGACCGGCATAGTCATGCTCGGCGCCGCGCGCCGCTACCTCAAGGTTCTCCAGCCGGTGCGCATCGAGAACGGCCGCGCCTTCGCCGAGCTGATGCCGGCCGAGCAGGGCTTCCGCCTCGACGTCGAGATCGATTTCGACACCGCCGTCATCGGCCGCCAGCGCAAGATCTTCGATCTCGACGCGAAGGCCTATGCCAGCGAGATCTCGAAGGCCCGCACCTTCGGCTTCATGCGCGATGTCGAGCAGCTCTGGAAGGCGGGCTTCGCGCTCGGTGCGTCGCTCGACAACACCGTCGCGATCGGCGAGGACAAGGTCATCAACCCCGAGGGCCTGCGCTACGGCGACGAGTTCGTGCGCCATAAGGTGCTCGACGCGATCGGCGATCTGGCGCTCGCCGGCTATCCGATCATCGGCGAGTTCCGCTCCTATTGCGGCGGTCACCGCATGAATGTCCGCATCCTGGAAGCGCTCTTCGCCGACCGTGCCAATTTCGCGATCGTCGAATCCCAGCCGGTCTTCGCCGCGCCGCGCGCCGTTCAGATGGCTGCGTCCGCGCCGGCAGCCTACGCGCCGGATCTGCACTGA
- the ftsZ gene encoding cell division protein FtsZ, producing MAMNLQAPDIRELKPRITVFGVGGAGGNAVNNMIEAGLDGVDFVVANTDAQALALSRASRIVQMGLQVTEGLGAGSQPEVGRAAAEEVIDEIRDHLAGAHMVFITAGMGGGTGTGAAPAIARVARDMGILTVGVVTKPFQFEGQRRMRMAEAGIGELNEAVDTLIVIPNQNLFRVANETTGFADAFGMADQVLYSGVACITDLMVRPGLINLDFADVRAVMRGMGKAMMGTGEAQGEKRALTAAQAAINNPLLDDVSMKGARGLLISITGGRDMKLYEVDEAATRIREEVDSEANIIVGATFDESLEGTVRVSVVATGIDKPISTQAEVDDTEARIAQVAERLKQEARLRSTAAAATRPVAQAAHVPVIETARMAPMTEPAPAPMAQDIRIEPVQPRPVMAAPAPEPIAHAEPSLHFDDSFIPPMPERAVVRPTRMPRVEDLPAPGQAQLNAQRGAQPAPVPPNAIEQKRMSLMQRLASVGFGRKEDEAEHAPAPAPVRQAPQAPMPQAAAPSAAHAEYMRRPAQQPVSRPAQGQLDPHGRLAPTRSSEEDHLEIPAFLRRQAN from the coding sequence ATGGCGATGAATCTGCAAGCCCCGGACATCCGGGAACTGAAGCCCCGGATCACCGTCTTCGGCGTCGGTGGCGCCGGTGGCAATGCGGTCAACAACATGATCGAGGCGGGCCTCGATGGCGTCGACTTTGTCGTCGCCAACACCGACGCCCAGGCTCTCGCCCTTTCGCGCGCCTCGCGCATCGTCCAGATGGGTCTTCAGGTCACCGAAGGTCTCGGCGCCGGCTCGCAGCCGGAAGTCGGGCGCGCGGCGGCCGAGGAGGTCATCGACGAGATCCGTGACCATCTGGCGGGCGCCCATATGGTGTTCATCACCGCCGGCATGGGCGGCGGCACCGGCACCGGTGCGGCCCCGGCCATCGCCCGTGTCGCCCGTGACATGGGCATCCTGACCGTCGGCGTCGTCACCAAGCCGTTCCAGTTCGAGGGCCAGCGCCGCATGCGCATGGCGGAGGCCGGCATCGGCGAGCTCAACGAAGCCGTCGACACGCTGATCGTCATCCCCAACCAGAACCTGTTCCGCGTCGCCAACGAGACCACCGGCTTCGCCGATGCCTTCGGCATGGCCGACCAGGTGCTCTATTCGGGCGTCGCCTGCATCACCGACCTGATGGTCCGCCCCGGCCTCATCAACCTCGACTTCGCCGACGTGCGCGCCGTGATGCGCGGCATGGGCAAGGCGATGATGGGCACCGGCGAGGCGCAGGGCGAGAAGCGCGCGCTGACCGCGGCCCAGGCCGCGATCAACAACCCGCTGCTCGACGACGTCTCGATGAAGGGCGCGCGCGGCCTGCTGATCTCGATCACAGGCGGGCGCGACATGAAGCTCTATGAGGTCGACGAGGCTGCCACCCGCATCCGCGAGGAGGTCGATTCCGAGGCCAACATCATCGTCGGCGCGACCTTCGACGAATCGCTCGAGGGCACGGTCCGCGTCTCCGTCGTCGCCACCGGCATCGACAAGCCGATCTCGACGCAGGCCGAGGTCGACGACACCGAGGCCCGCATCGCCCAGGTCGCCGAGCGTCTGAAGCAGGAAGCGCGCCTGCGCAGCACCGCAGCAGCCGCGACCCGCCCGGTCGCCCAGGCCGCGCATGTGCCGGTCATCGAGACCGCCCGCATGGCCCCGATGACGGAGCCCGCCCCGGCGCCGATGGCGCAGGACATCCGGATCGAGCCGGTCCAGCCGCGCCCCGTCATGGCCGCCCCGGCTCCCGAGCCGATCGCCCATGCCGAGCCTAGCCTGCATTTCGACGACAGCTTCATCCCGCCGATGCCGGAGCGCGCGGTGGTCCGCCCGACCCGCATGCCGCGTGTCGAGGATCTTCCGGCCCCCGGCCAGGCCCAGCTCAACGCCCAGCGCGGCGCCCAGCCCGCGCCGGTGCCGCCGAACGCCATCGAGCAGAAGCGCATGTCGCTGATGCAGCGCCTCGCCTCGGTCGGCTTCGGCCGCAAGGAGGATGAGGCCGAGCATGCGCCGGCCCCGGCTCCGGTCCGCCAGGCTCCGCAGGCCCCGATGCCGCAGGCGGCTGCGCCGAGCGCTGCTCATGCCGAGTATATGCGCCGTCCGGCACAGCAGCCGGTCTCGCGTCCTGCGCAGGGCCAGCTCGACCCGCATGGCCGACTCGCACCGACCCGCAGCAGCGAGGAAGATCACCTGGAGATTCCCGCTTTCCTGCGTCGCCAGGCGAACTGA